From the genome of Natrinema marinum:
CGAAGACGGTCGACTGTTCGGTCCTGCTCGCTCAGAAGCGCCACGAGCGGTCGCTTCGCGAGCGCCTGTTCGGCTGACGGAGACGGGCGAGCGGCTGGTCGACCAAAACGGGCGATCCGCTCGCCCCGTCGCTGGCCGGCTCATGCGAACACGTTCGCTGTAAGCTTGAATATCGGCGCGGACGTGTGGCTGAAAATACACTATTCGGCCGTCACAGCGACAGAAAAAAGGTCGTCGGCTCCAAGGGCACAATGATGGAACGTGATAGACGTATCAGCATCGGATCGAACCGGGATCGCCCCATCACCAGCCGGGCGGCCGTCAGACCGGACCCTCCGGGCGGTTTCCAAATAGATAAGTGTCCCCAGCAACCATCCCCCGACATATAAGCGACCTTCAAAAGAGGTGAACACAATCTACAGCGCACTTACGACCCCGCTGCAGCAGACTCGAGTCGACGTGTTTCAGGAGATCTTTCTGGTCTTCCTGGGACTCGGGACGATCGTCGGCGTCGTCGTCGTCGCGTACACCTTGTACAACGCGTACAAGTACCGCGACACCGGCGAAACCGACACCGACGAGAATCTGCCATCGGTCGGGGAGTTACCGACAGGCGGAAAGGGCGGCAAGAAACTGTTCCTCTCGTTCGGCATCAGCGCGATCATCGTTATCTCGCTGGTGATCTGGACGTACGGGATGCTCCTGTACGTTGAGAGTCCGGACGGTGCTCAACAGGCTGAGGAGCGATTCGAGGTCGAAGTCACCGGGCAGAGCTTCGCGTGGTACTTCGAGTACTCGAACGGAATCGAATCGGTGAGCACCCTCCGGGTGCCCGCCGACGAGCGAATCTGGATCCGGACGACCTCCGGTGACGTCTGGCACACGTTCGGCATACCCGAGCAACGGGTGAAAGCCGACGCAATTCCGGGCGAATACGACGAGACCTGGTTCGAAGCCGAAGAACCCGGAACGCAGACGATCCGGTGTTACGAACTCTGCGGCGAGTTCCACACCCAGATGACCGGGACGGTCGAAATAATGGAACCAGAGGCGTTCGAAGAGTGGATGAACAACCAGCTGACGATGTCGCTCACGGTGCAGGGTGCAAACGAGACCCCCGTCACCGAAGGGTACGAGCTGACGCTGGTTAGCCAGGAGTCGGACTTCGAGCAGACGTACTCGGCCAACGAGTTCGAGAACGGAACGCTCGAGATTACCGACCTCGAGCAAGGTGGGCAGTACAACGTGACGGTCACGTCGACCGACGGGCAGTTCGAGGAGACGACGACGCAGTTCGACATGACCGGTCCGGTCAGCGAGACCATCACGCTCGAAGGCGTCAATGCGAGTGAGAGCAACACGAATGGAAACGAAACGCAATCGAACGGCGGAGGTGGGAACTGATGAGTGATCTTCCGCCAAAGACGTCGATAAAGCGGTGGCTAGTCACGACGAATCACAAGGACATCGGCGTCCTCTATCTGGGGACGGCGATGTTCTTCCTGTTGTTCGGTGGCCTCCTCGCGCTGCTGTTCCGCGCCCATCTGTGGCAGGCCGGCGGCACGGGCCTGCTGACGAACGACCAGTACTATCAGTCGGTGACGGCCCACGGACTCATCATGGTCTTCTGGTTCCTCTCACCGATCGCGAGCGGCTTCGCGAACTACTTCGTGCCGCTCCAGATCGGCGCGAAGGACCTCGCGTTCCCGCGGCTGAACGCACTGAGTTACTGGTTCTACCTGTTCTCGGGCGTGCTGATGGGGCTCTCGTTCTTCCAGGGCGGTTCGTTCTCCGGCGGATGGACGATGTACTCCCCGCTGAACGTGCCCATGT
Proteins encoded in this window:
- the coxB gene encoding cytochrome c oxidase subunit II, with the protein product MNTIYSALTTPLQQTRVDVFQEIFLVFLGLGTIVGVVVVAYTLYNAYKYRDTGETDTDENLPSVGELPTGGKGGKKLFLSFGISAIIVISLVIWTYGMLLYVESPDGAQQAEERFEVEVTGQSFAWYFEYSNGIESVSTLRVPADERIWIRTTSGDVWHTFGIPEQRVKADAIPGEYDETWFEAEEPGTQTIRCYELCGEFHTQMTGTVEIMEPEAFEEWMNNQLTMSLTVQGANETPVTEGYELTLVSQESDFEQTYSANEFENGTLEITDLEQGGQYNVTVTSTDGQFEETTTQFDMTGPVSETITLEGVNASESNTNGNETQSNGGGGN